A section of the Drosophila sechellia strain sech25 chromosome 3L, ASM438219v1, whole genome shotgun sequence genome encodes:
- the LOC6605387 gene encoding CCR4-NOT transcription complex subunit 7 isoform X3, with amino-acid sequence MKWTMPSAISGAPHAHIPSNEECGIRDVWKQNLEEEFRTIRKVVQKYHYVAMDTEFPGVVARPVGEFRSTADYHYQLLRCNVDLLRIIQLGLTFMDDDGKTPPGYSTWQFNFKFNLSEDMYAQDSIDLLQNSGIQFKKHEEDGIDPIDFAELLMSSGIVLVENIKWLCFHSGYDFGYLLKLLTDQNLPPDESEFFDLLHIYFPNIFDIKYLMKSCKNLKGGLQEVADQLELRRVGPQHQAGSDALLTGMAFFKMREMFFEDNIDHAKYSGHLYGLGTSFIVNGTNFHESNGETNSAS; translated from the exons ATGAAATGG ACAATGCCCTCGGCCATCAGTGGCGCGCCACATGCCCACATACCCAGCAACGAGGAGTGCGGCATCCGCGATGTGTGGAAGCAAAACCTGGAGGAGGAGTTCCGCACCATACGGAAAGTGGTGCAGAAATACCACTATGTGGCCATGGACACCGAGTTTCCGGGCGTGGTAGCACGTCCAGTCGGCGAGTTCCGCTCCACGGCGGACTATCATTACCAGCTGCTGCGCTGCAATGTCGATCTGCTGCGGATCATCCAATTGGGCCTCACCTTCATGGACGACGATGGAAAGACACCACCCGGCTACTCCACCTGGCAGTTTAACTTCAAGTTTAATCTAAG CGAGGACATGTATGCGCAGGACTCGATCGATCTGCTGCAGAACTCCGGAATTCAGTTCAAGAAGCACGAGGAGGATGGCATCGATCCCATCGACTTCGCCGAACTGCTGATGAGCTCCGGCATCGTGCTTGTGGAAAACATCAAGTGGCTGTGCTTCCACTCCGGCTACGATTTTGGCTACCTTCTAAAGCTGCTCACCGATCAGAACCTGCCCCCGGACGAATCTGAATTTTTCGATCTGCTGCACATCTACTTTCCCAACATCTTCGACATCAAGTATCTGATGAAGTCGTGCAAGAACCTGAAGGGCGGCCTGCAGGAGGTGGCCGATCAGTTGGAACTGCGGCGCGTGGGCCCCCAGCATCAGGCCGGCTCGGATGCTCTGCTGACGGGCATGGCCTTCTTCAAAATGCGTGAG ATGTTCTTTGAGGACAACATCGACCATGCGAAGTACTCCGGACACCTGTACGGCCTCGGAACCTCCTTCATCGTCAATGGCACCAACTTCCACGAGAGCAACGGTGAGACGAACAGCGCCTCATGA
- the LOC6605387 gene encoding CCR4-NOT transcription complex subunit 7 isoform X2 encodes MPSAISGAPHAHIPSNEECGIRDVWKQNLEEEFRTIRKVVQKYHYVAMDTEFPGVVARPVGEFRSTADYHYQLLRCNVDLLRIIQLGLTFMDDDGKTPPGYSTWQFNFKFNLSEDMYAQDSIDLLQNSGIQFKKHEEDGIDPIDFAELLMSSGIVLVENIKWLCFHSGYDFGYLLKLLTDQNLPPDESEFFDLLHIYFPNIFDIKYLMKSCKNLKGGLQEVADQLELRRVGPQHQAGSDALLTGMAFFKMREVQHTNDLHTKPVAHDVLFRYLLVHTMNLKPTISCIHKLSRPANNGGPAPDESAIISSGNGTGNTNSSEQLTSSAYMVTPPNTPGMAKSDAASLSNRHASIWNSFG; translated from the exons ATGCCCTCGGCCATCAGTGGCGCGCCACATGCCCACATACCCAGCAACGAGGAGTGCGGCATCCGCGATGTGTGGAAGCAAAACCTGGAGGAGGAGTTCCGCACCATACGGAAAGTGGTGCAGAAATACCACTATGTGGCCATGGACACCGAGTTTCCGGGCGTGGTAGCACGTCCAGTCGGCGAGTTCCGCTCCACGGCGGACTATCATTACCAGCTGCTGCGCTGCAATGTCGATCTGCTGCGGATCATCCAATTGGGCCTCACCTTCATGGACGACGATGGAAAGACACCACCCGGCTACTCCACCTGGCAGTTTAACTTCAAGTTTAATCTAAG CGAGGACATGTATGCGCAGGACTCGATCGATCTGCTGCAGAACTCCGGAATTCAGTTCAAGAAGCACGAGGAGGATGGCATCGATCCCATCGACTTCGCCGAACTGCTGATGAGCTCCGGCATCGTGCTTGTGGAAAACATCAAGTGGCTGTGCTTCCACTCCGGCTACGATTTTGGCTACCTTCTAAAGCTGCTCACCGATCAGAACCTGCCCCCGGACGAATCTGAATTTTTCGATCTGCTGCACATCTACTTTCCCAACATCTTCGACATCAAGTATCTGATGAAGTCGTGCAAGAACCTGAAGGGCGGCCTGCAGGAGGTGGCCGATCAGTTGGAACTGCGGCGCGTGGGCCCCCAGCATCAGGCCGGCTCGGATGCTCTGCTGACGGGCATGGCCTTCTTCAAAATGCGTGAGGTACAGCACACAAATGATTTGCACACTAAACCAGTGGCGCACGATGTACTCTTTCGCTATCTGCTTGTGCACACCATGAACTTAAAGCCGACGATCAGCTGTATCCATAAGCTGAGCCGTCCGGCAAACAATGGGGGCCCTGCCCCCGACGAATCTGCTATAATCAGCAGTGGCAACGGCACTGGCAACACCAACTCCTCCGAGCAGCTCACCTCGAGCGCCTACATGGTTACACCTCCCAATACGCCCGGCATGGCCAAGAGCGATGCCGCATCGCTGTCCAATCGCCATGCGTCTATTTGGAATAGCTTCGGATAA
- the LOC6605387 gene encoding CCR4-NOT transcription complex subunit 7 isoform X1, giving the protein MKWTMPSAISGAPHAHIPSNEECGIRDVWKQNLEEEFRTIRKVVQKYHYVAMDTEFPGVVARPVGEFRSTADYHYQLLRCNVDLLRIIQLGLTFMDDDGKTPPGYSTWQFNFKFNLSEDMYAQDSIDLLQNSGIQFKKHEEDGIDPIDFAELLMSSGIVLVENIKWLCFHSGYDFGYLLKLLTDQNLPPDESEFFDLLHIYFPNIFDIKYLMKSCKNLKGGLQEVADQLELRRVGPQHQAGSDALLTGMAFFKMREVQHTNDLHTKPVAHDVLFRYLLVHTMNLKPTISCIHKLSRPANNGGPAPDESAIISSGNGTGNTNSSEQLTSSAYMVTPPNTPGMAKSDAASLSNRHASIWNSFG; this is encoded by the exons ATGAAATGG ACAATGCCCTCGGCCATCAGTGGCGCGCCACATGCCCACATACCCAGCAACGAGGAGTGCGGCATCCGCGATGTGTGGAAGCAAAACCTGGAGGAGGAGTTCCGCACCATACGGAAAGTGGTGCAGAAATACCACTATGTGGCCATGGACACCGAGTTTCCGGGCGTGGTAGCACGTCCAGTCGGCGAGTTCCGCTCCACGGCGGACTATCATTACCAGCTGCTGCGCTGCAATGTCGATCTGCTGCGGATCATCCAATTGGGCCTCACCTTCATGGACGACGATGGAAAGACACCACCCGGCTACTCCACCTGGCAGTTTAACTTCAAGTTTAATCTAAG CGAGGACATGTATGCGCAGGACTCGATCGATCTGCTGCAGAACTCCGGAATTCAGTTCAAGAAGCACGAGGAGGATGGCATCGATCCCATCGACTTCGCCGAACTGCTGATGAGCTCCGGCATCGTGCTTGTGGAAAACATCAAGTGGCTGTGCTTCCACTCCGGCTACGATTTTGGCTACCTTCTAAAGCTGCTCACCGATCAGAACCTGCCCCCGGACGAATCTGAATTTTTCGATCTGCTGCACATCTACTTTCCCAACATCTTCGACATCAAGTATCTGATGAAGTCGTGCAAGAACCTGAAGGGCGGCCTGCAGGAGGTGGCCGATCAGTTGGAACTGCGGCGCGTGGGCCCCCAGCATCAGGCCGGCTCGGATGCTCTGCTGACGGGCATGGCCTTCTTCAAAATGCGTGAGGTACAGCACACAAATGATTTGCACACTAAACCAGTGGCGCACGATGTACTCTTTCGCTATCTGCTTGTGCACACCATGAACTTAAAGCCGACGATCAGCTGTATCCATAAGCTGAGCCGTCCGGCAAACAATGGGGGCCCTGCCCCCGACGAATCTGCTATAATCAGCAGTGGCAACGGCACTGGCAACACCAACTCCTCCGAGCAGCTCACCTCGAGCGCCTACATGGTTACACCTCCCAATACGCCCGGCATGGCCAAGAGCGATGCCGCATCGCTGTCCAATCGCCATGCGTCTATTTGGAATAGCTTCGGATAA
- the LOC6605388 gene encoding sodium-independent sulfate anion transporter isoform X1, with amino-acid sequence MERALQNDNNIKTFVQIQIEAMSLRKWGYRLLPGLKWLHGYTGQDAVADLIAGVTVGLTVLPQGLAYATLAGLEPQYGLYSAFVGGIIYAMLGSCRQVTIGPTALLALMTSRHTGFGLGSGPAYAILLCLISGVVELGMAVLKLGALVDLISLPVTVGFTSATAVIIGTSQLKGLLGLRGGSGSDFINTMRSVLGNLHKVRTGDFTLGLTSIIVLLLLRKLKDVKLDGRIRNLRTQQLVSGSIWVIATGRNALVVLGTSVLAYSTCEQMKSCPFILTGKVKSGLPNFSLPKFETTILDRNGTEIRQNFEQMLSELGPSMLILPIIAVLGNVAISKAFGGAGLSPTRELVALSMSNICGAFCSSMPVTGSFSRSAVNHASGVRTPLGGCYTSVLVLLALGLLAPYFQYIPKAALSAVIISAVIFMIEFEVIKPLWRCSRRELLPGAITFVMSLAVGVEIGLLLGVSTDVAFLVYRAARPVLSVSKLQTSNGINYILIRPKHSSLYFPAVEWVRSGISKALTIHGTAPVVLDCANVHEFDFTAARGMGSLQKELAKANAPLFLMSADKTIGVILKESTNIDFPTIDCPDDLEFLLEQTADYVLHLQISAPLVESRLVHGDGGEPTELSKLNGKSS; translated from the exons ATGGAACGCGCCCTTCAAAACGACAACAACATCAAAACATTTGTTCAAATAC AAATAGAAGCCATGAGCCTCAGGAAGTGGGGATACCGCCTGCTGCCGGGTCTTAAGTGGCTGCACGGTTATACTGGCCAAGATGCAGTTGCGGATCTGATAGCCGGAGTGACGGTCGGCCTGACGGTGTTGCCCCAAGGACTGGCCTACGCTACGCTGGCGGGACTGGAGCCCCAATATGGTCTGTACTCCGCCTTTGTGGGCGGTATTATATACGCCATGCTGGGCAGCTGCCGGCAGGTGACCATTGGACCCACGGCTTTGCTCGCACTGATGACCAGCCGGCACACGGGATTTGGACTGGGATCGGGTCCAGCGTACGCGATACTTTTGTGCCTCATCTCTGGTGTTGTGGAGCTGGGTATGGCAGTGCTGAAACTGGGTGCCCTGGTGGACCTGATATCACTGCCAGTTACCGTGGGATTCACCTCGGCCACCGCCGTCATCATTGGCACCTCGCAGCTAAAGGGTTTGCTGGGTCTGCGTGGTGGATCCGGGTCTGATTTCATAAATACCATGCGCTCCGTGTTAGGAAATCTACACAAAGTTAGAACTGGTGATTTTACCCTTGGCTTGACTTCCATTATTGTTCTGCTACTTCTGCGG AAACTAAAAGACGTAAAGCTGGATGGTCGAATCCGGAACTTGCGAACACAGCAGCTTGTAAGTGGTAGCATCTGGGTAATAGCCACCGGTCGGAATGCGCTGGTCGTACTGGGGACCAGTGTGCTGGCCTACAGCACATGTGAGCAGATGAAGAGCTGCCCATTCATCCTTACTGGAAAGGTCAAAAGCGGTCTGCCCAACTTTTCACTCCCAAAGTTTGAGACCACCATACTGGACAGGAATGGTACTGAGATCAGACAGAACTTTGAACAGATG CTCTCGGAACTGGGCCCTTCCATGCTAATCCTACCCATTATTGCTGTGCTTGGAAATGTAGCCATTTCGAAAGCCTTTGGAGGAGCTGGACTGAGTCCGACGCGGGAACTGGTTGCACTTTCCATGAGCAACATTTGTGGCGCGTTCTGCAGCTCCATGCCGGTGACAGGATCCTTCTCGCGCAGCGCTGTTAACCACGCCAGTGGAGTAAGGACGCCGCTTGGAGGCTGCTACACAAGCGTGCTGGTTCTGTTGGCACTCGGCCTCCTAGCACCTTATTTCCAGTACATCCCGAAGGCTGCTCTCAGTGCGGTTATCATCTCGGCGGTGATATTCATGATTGAGTTCGAGGTCATTAAGCCGCTGTGGCGGTGCAGCCGGCGGGAGCTGCTTCCGGGTGCCATTACATTCGTAATGAGTCTGGCTGTGGGCGTCGAGATCGGTCTTCTGCTGGGCGTGAGTACCGATGTGGCGTTCCTGGTTTACCGAGCCGCTCGACCCGTACTGAGTGTCTCCAAACTGCAGACCAGCAATGGCATCAATTACATTCTGATTCGACCGAAGCACAGTTCACTGTACTTCCCGGCAGTCGAATGGGTTCGTTCGGGTATCTCAAAAGCTCTGACCATTCATGGAACCGCACCTGTGGTCTTGGATTGCGCCAACGTGCATG AATTCGATTTTACGGCAGCTCGCGGAATGGGCTCACTGCAAAAGGAGCTCGCCAAGGCGAATGCACCTTTGTTTCTGATGAGTGCGGACAAGACTATTGGTGTGATCCTCAAGGAGTCGACTAATATTGATTTCCCCACGATAGACTGCCCCGATGATCTGGAATTCCTTTTGGAGCAAA CTGCCGACTACGTTCTGCATTTGCAGATTTCAGCACCGCTCGTCGAGTCCCGCTTGGTGCATGGCGATGGTGGCGAACCAACTGAACTGAGTAAACTTAATGGAAAATCATCGTAG
- the LOC6605388 gene encoding sodium-independent sulfate anion transporter isoform X2, giving the protein MSLRKWGYRLLPGLKWLHGYTGQDAVADLIAGVTVGLTVLPQGLAYATLAGLEPQYGLYSAFVGGIIYAMLGSCRQVTIGPTALLALMTSRHTGFGLGSGPAYAILLCLISGVVELGMAVLKLGALVDLISLPVTVGFTSATAVIIGTSQLKGLLGLRGGSGSDFINTMRSVLGNLHKVRTGDFTLGLTSIIVLLLLRKLKDVKLDGRIRNLRTQQLVSGSIWVIATGRNALVVLGTSVLAYSTCEQMKSCPFILTGKVKSGLPNFSLPKFETTILDRNGTEIRQNFEQMLSELGPSMLILPIIAVLGNVAISKAFGGAGLSPTRELVALSMSNICGAFCSSMPVTGSFSRSAVNHASGVRTPLGGCYTSVLVLLALGLLAPYFQYIPKAALSAVIISAVIFMIEFEVIKPLWRCSRRELLPGAITFVMSLAVGVEIGLLLGVSTDVAFLVYRAARPVLSVSKLQTSNGINYILIRPKHSSLYFPAVEWVRSGISKALTIHGTAPVVLDCANVHEFDFTAARGMGSLQKELAKANAPLFLMSADKTIGVILKESTNIDFPTIDCPDDLEFLLEQTADYVLHLQISAPLVESRLVHGDGGEPTELSKLNGKSS; this is encoded by the exons ATGAGCCTCAGGAAGTGGGGATACCGCCTGCTGCCGGGTCTTAAGTGGCTGCACGGTTATACTGGCCAAGATGCAGTTGCGGATCTGATAGCCGGAGTGACGGTCGGCCTGACGGTGTTGCCCCAAGGACTGGCCTACGCTACGCTGGCGGGACTGGAGCCCCAATATGGTCTGTACTCCGCCTTTGTGGGCGGTATTATATACGCCATGCTGGGCAGCTGCCGGCAGGTGACCATTGGACCCACGGCTTTGCTCGCACTGATGACCAGCCGGCACACGGGATTTGGACTGGGATCGGGTCCAGCGTACGCGATACTTTTGTGCCTCATCTCTGGTGTTGTGGAGCTGGGTATGGCAGTGCTGAAACTGGGTGCCCTGGTGGACCTGATATCACTGCCAGTTACCGTGGGATTCACCTCGGCCACCGCCGTCATCATTGGCACCTCGCAGCTAAAGGGTTTGCTGGGTCTGCGTGGTGGATCCGGGTCTGATTTCATAAATACCATGCGCTCCGTGTTAGGAAATCTACACAAAGTTAGAACTGGTGATTTTACCCTTGGCTTGACTTCCATTATTGTTCTGCTACTTCTGCGG AAACTAAAAGACGTAAAGCTGGATGGTCGAATCCGGAACTTGCGAACACAGCAGCTTGTAAGTGGTAGCATCTGGGTAATAGCCACCGGTCGGAATGCGCTGGTCGTACTGGGGACCAGTGTGCTGGCCTACAGCACATGTGAGCAGATGAAGAGCTGCCCATTCATCCTTACTGGAAAGGTCAAAAGCGGTCTGCCCAACTTTTCACTCCCAAAGTTTGAGACCACCATACTGGACAGGAATGGTACTGAGATCAGACAGAACTTTGAACAGATG CTCTCGGAACTGGGCCCTTCCATGCTAATCCTACCCATTATTGCTGTGCTTGGAAATGTAGCCATTTCGAAAGCCTTTGGAGGAGCTGGACTGAGTCCGACGCGGGAACTGGTTGCACTTTCCATGAGCAACATTTGTGGCGCGTTCTGCAGCTCCATGCCGGTGACAGGATCCTTCTCGCGCAGCGCTGTTAACCACGCCAGTGGAGTAAGGACGCCGCTTGGAGGCTGCTACACAAGCGTGCTGGTTCTGTTGGCACTCGGCCTCCTAGCACCTTATTTCCAGTACATCCCGAAGGCTGCTCTCAGTGCGGTTATCATCTCGGCGGTGATATTCATGATTGAGTTCGAGGTCATTAAGCCGCTGTGGCGGTGCAGCCGGCGGGAGCTGCTTCCGGGTGCCATTACATTCGTAATGAGTCTGGCTGTGGGCGTCGAGATCGGTCTTCTGCTGGGCGTGAGTACCGATGTGGCGTTCCTGGTTTACCGAGCCGCTCGACCCGTACTGAGTGTCTCCAAACTGCAGACCAGCAATGGCATCAATTACATTCTGATTCGACCGAAGCACAGTTCACTGTACTTCCCGGCAGTCGAATGGGTTCGTTCGGGTATCTCAAAAGCTCTGACCATTCATGGAACCGCACCTGTGGTCTTGGATTGCGCCAACGTGCATG AATTCGATTTTACGGCAGCTCGCGGAATGGGCTCACTGCAAAAGGAGCTCGCCAAGGCGAATGCACCTTTGTTTCTGATGAGTGCGGACAAGACTATTGGTGTGATCCTCAAGGAGTCGACTAATATTGATTTCCCCACGATAGACTGCCCCGATGATCTGGAATTCCTTTTGGAGCAAA CTGCCGACTACGTTCTGCATTTGCAGATTTCAGCACCGCTCGTCGAGTCCCGCTTGGTGCATGGCGATGGTGGCGAACCAACTGAACTGAGTAAACTTAATGGAAAATCATCGTAG